From Medicago truncatula cultivar Jemalong A17 chromosome 7, MtrunA17r5.0-ANR, whole genome shotgun sequence, a single genomic window includes:
- the LOC11436718 gene encoding uncharacterized protein — MNLTPALSCPCSLAATSSLSSSATLHRNIVVRTCTPFSFRHHHHHHSSSLRVANDADRTELSSDTTTENSYSDAADKMVDSMDFGELCNEFECNSSPSVESTARQLARDIFELRSGNRALGTYAVSVTYKDPIRSFSGREKYKRPLWAITALENPSVTVQEMTMLSTSVLSIKWTIRGKPKSILAGVGGGLILRVTSKFTLNQISGQVIKHEELWDLSSSPASAQAFFWSSRVLFATVESVKDLADSAKNLSASFSTKKEENSDIYPDPSGDPTKFFQRDDGFQQDVLQIALLLAVIYFVVQALRITL, encoded by the exons ATGAATCTGACACCCGCACTTTCTTGTCCTTGTTCTCTCGCCGCCACTTCTTCTCTTTCCTCCTCCGCCACACTCCACCGCAACATAGTAGTACGCACATGCACACCCTTCTCCTTtcgtcaccaccaccaccaccactctTCTTCATTGCGAG TTGCCAATGATGCTGATAGGACTGAACTATCATCTGATACCACAACTGAAAATTCATATTCAGATGCTGCTGATAAAATGGTTGATAGTATGGACTTTGGTGAGCTATGCAATGAGTTTGAGTGCAACAGTAGTCCCTCCGTAGAATCCACTGCAAGACAACTTGCTCGTGATATATTTGAGCTAAGGAGTGGGAATCGAGCACTTGGAACCTATGCTGTTTCTGTCACTTACAAG GATCCTATCAGGAGTTTTAGTGGTCGTGAAAAGTATAAGAGACCTCTATGGGCAATCACTGCACTTGAAAACCCATCTGTG ACTGTGCAGGAAATGACAATGCTGTCAACAAGTGTTTTAAGTATCAAGTGGACAATTAGAGGGAAGCCTAAATCTATTCTAGCTGGTGTAGGAGGGGGTCTCATACTTAGAGTTACTTCCAAATTTACTCTTAACCAAATTAGTGGACAAGTCATTAAGCATGAAGAATTATGGGACTTATCATCTTCACCTGCTAGTGCTCAGGCATTTTTCTGGTCATCGCGTGTTCTGTTTGCTACGGTTGAATCTGTGAAAGATTTGGCTGATAGTGCCAAGAATTTGAGTGCTAGTTTTTCAACCAAGAAAGAAGAGAACTCTGATATTTATCCAGATCCTTCTGGTGATCCAACCAAG TTCTTCCAGAGGGACGACGGCTTTCAACAAGATGTACTCCAGATTGCACTGCTCCTGGCAGTTATATATTTTGTGGTACAAGCTCTGAGGATAACTTTGTAA
- the LOC11439946 gene encoding aspartic proteinase 36: MDRVSGLILIVFLLFVDASNANLVFPVQRKFNGPHRSLDAIKAHDDRRRGRFLAAIDVPLGGNGLPSSTGLYYTKVGLGSPAKEFYVQVDTGSDILWVNCAGCTACPKKSGLGMDLTLYDPNGSKTSNAVPCGDGFCTDTYSGPISGCKQDMSCPYSITYGDGSTTSGSFVNDSLTFDEVSGNLHTKPDNSSVIFGCGAKQSGSLSSNSDEALDGIIGFGQANSSVLSQLAASGKVKRIFSHCLDSHHGGGIFSIGQVMEPKFNTTPLVPRMAHYNVILKDMDVDGEPILLPLDLFDSGSGRGTIIDSGTTLAYLPLSIYNQLLPKVLGRQPGLKLMIVEDQFTCFHYSDKLDEGFPVVKFHFEGLSLTVHPHDYLFLYKEDIYCIGWQKSSTQTKEGRDLILIGDLVLSNKLVVYDLENMVIGWTNFNCSSSIKVKDEKSGSVYTVGAHDLSSASTVLIGRILTFFLLLIAMLST; the protein is encoded by the exons ATGGATCGTGTTAGCGGGTTGATTCTTATTGTTTTCTTGTTGTTTGTTGATGCTTCCAATGCTAATTTGGTTTTCCCTGTTCAACGTAAATTCAATGGACCTCATCGGAGTTTAGATGCTATCAAAGCTCATGATGATAGGAGACGTGGTAGATTTCTTGCTGCTATTGATGTTCCTCTTGGTGGCAATGGTCTTCCTTCTTCAACTGG GTTGTATTATACCAAAGTAGGGCTTGGCTCTCCTGCTAAGGAGTTCTATGTACAAGTTGACACAGGAAGTGACATTCTTTGGGTGAATTGTGCAGGCTGCACAGCATGTCCCAAGAAGAGTGGTCTTGGT ATGGATTTAACCCTCTATGACCCTAACGGCTCGAAAACTTCAAATGCGGTTCCTTGTGGTGACGGTTTCTGCACCGACACATATTCTGGTCCAATTTCTGGATGCAAGCAAGACATGTCCTGTCCATATAGCATAACTTATGGAGATGGAAGTACAACCTCCGGATCCTTTGTGAATGATTCTCTTACGTTCGACGAAGTTAGTGGTAATCTCCATACCAAACCAGACAATAGCAGTGTGATTTTTGG GTGCGGTGCTAAACAATCTGGGTCATTGAGTTCGAATTCTGACGAAGCCCTTGATGGAATAATTGGTTTTGGACAAGCAAATTCTTCTGTGCTTTCACAGCTTGCTGCTTCTGGAAAGGTGAAAAGAATATTTTCACACTGCCTTGATAGTCACCATGGAGGAGGAATATTTTCCATAGGGCAAGTCATGGAGCCAAAATTTAATACTACTCCATTGGTACCAAGAAT GGCACACTACAATGTGATTTTGAAGGACATGGACGTTGACGGGGAACCTATTCTGCTCCCTTTAGATTTATTTGATTCTGGAAGTGGAAGAGGAACAATAATAGATAGTGGTACAACCTTGGCTTATCTTCCGCTTTCGATTTACAATCAGTTACTACCAAAG GTTTTGGGTCGGCAACCTGGATTGAAATTAATGATTGTTGAGGACCAATTTACTTGTTTTCATTATTCTGACAA GCTTGATGAAGGATTTCCAGTTGTTAAGTTTCACTTTGAGGGGCTTTCTCTGACAGTTCATCCGCATGACTACCTGTTCCTGTATAAA GAAGATATTTATTGTATCGGCTGGCAGAAAAGTAGTACACAGACTAAGGAGGGAAGAGACCTGATTCTTATCGGAG ATTTGGTGCTGTCAAACAAACTAGTTGTATATGATCTTGAAAATATGGTCATTGGATGGACGAATTTCAATT GCTCTTCCAGCATTAAAGTGAAGGATGAAAAGAGTGGATCTGTATATACAGTGGGAGCACATGATCTTTCTTCAGCTTCCACAGTGTTAATTGGAAGAATATTGACATTCTTTTTGTTGCTTATTGCCATGTTAAGCActtaa